AACTTGTTCGAAATAATTGGAAATGTGGTCAATATATTTTAAAATCCGCTGATAAAAGTGAAAATGTGGTCGATATATTTCAAAATTCGCCAATAAAACTTAAAATGGGGTCGATATTTTCTAAAGCGGCCTCTTTTGTGGTGTAATTTCCCTTTCCTATTAGCGGGAAACGACCCCTAATCGAAAAAATTCACAATTTCAGCCTAATATTAGAAGTTTTCAAGCTAAAAATCAAAAGGCTCCGGCATTAATCTGCCGAAACCTTCGCTACCCGCCAACCCGGGTTGTTTTATAACGGTAATTTTTAATCAGCTGCTCGAGCGCTTCCTCATTTTCAGCCGCAAAGCGGATATGTACGGCATTGACGATGAATGTTTTCGTAAAAGCCAGCTCATCCTCGCTTAAAATTTCCGCTCCCCAGCTGGCTGCTTCATAGACGAACGGAAAGGAATCTGTCACGAGCGTGCCGCCCAGCTCCTCAAAATACATGCCGAGGTGATCACGATTGATTCCGCGGAATTCTAGTATTCTATCAACCATATCAGCCACCGGCAACCGGAGGGAACAGCGCGAACTGGTCGCTTTCTTTTACATGCGTTTCAAGGTCCTGATCATGGACGATGTTACGGCCATTGATATAGACGTGCACAAATGGCTTGAGCGTCTTTTCTTCTGTGTAAATTTCTTCGTGCAAATCCGGGAACATTTCGCACATTTTATCAAGCACATCCATAACCCGGTCTCCATCAGGCTTCACTTCGACTGTTACGCCTCCGCAAATATCCCTGAGATTAGCAAATACCTTAACCTGCATCCAAAACGCCCCTTTCTCCTTACATTAATAATAAATTGAAAAATGAAAATTGTCATTATCTCTTTCGATACGGTCGGTTCATTCTTGTTTATGGTTTTCCTCAATAATTTCCGAGAACTGTCTGATCATCGGAGTATTTTCAGCATCTGTATGGGTCACGAGATAAAATTCCCGTTCATATGGCTCAAAAGTATCGATAATCTTAATGCGGCCAGCTCGTTGTGCGGGCATAGCTGCCAGCCTTGAAATAAAACTGATGCCCAATCCCGCTTCAACGGCGGCGATTACAGATTCTGTACTTCCGATGGATACGGCAACTGTCAAATCTTCTAATGACAGGCCTTTTTCAGCCAAGAAATGCTCCATCATTTTGCGAGTGCCTGATCCTTCTTCGCGGAGGACAAAATCATATTGTTGAATTTGCGAAAACTTTGCTGATGCCGTTTGAACCAATGGGTGCTCAACAGGCGAAACTAATACCAGAGAATCCAGGGCAACCGGTTTGCTTTTTAACAGTCGGGATTCGACCTTCATCCCGATGATCGCAGCATCAATTTGGTGATTCTGCAGTTTTTCAAGTATTTTTTTCGAATCGCCGATTTCGATTTTGACATCCACCTTTGGAAAAAGGCTGCGGAAATTTTTAACCCAGCCGGGAAGCAAATAGGTTCCAGGTATCGTACTGGCCCCAATCGTCAGTGTTCCTGTCAGGGTTCCCTGGAATTCACCCAATTGGCCCTCCAGCATCCTCCACCGGTTGGCGATGTCCTTTGCGGCTGTATAAACAACCATTCCTGCAGGCGTCGGCCTGATTCCTGACACTCCCCTGTCAAGCAGTTCAAACCCGAGCTCATCTTCCAGGCTTTTGATTTTCAGGCTGACAGAAGGCTGTGAGCTTTTAAGTACGGCAGCAGCCTCGGAGAAACTATTCTTTTCGACAACCATTATGAAAGCTTCTAGCTTTTTTAGATTCATACGATAGGCTCCATTTATTTTCCGACTTTATATATAACCATTTTAATATATGAATGGGCTGAATTGGGCAAGATATTTACTATCCTGTATTTTACTTTTAAAATAGTGTTGACATATTATTATCTGAATATTAATATAGTTCTTGTAAATATATTTTACAATAATAAAAATCGATGACGAGAACACGTCCTTTATGGAACCTGATCCCCAGAGAGCCGGTGATTTGCTGCAAGCCGGTGTTCAGATTATAGAGGAACATCATCTCTGAGATGCAATGCTGAAACCTAGTTGCAGTAAGTGTTGCCGGCTAGTCCGCCGTTAAATGGAACACGTATGATGGTACGTTGATGAGAGCCGCATGTTTGTGCGGAATCAGGGTGGTAACGCGAGCGCAACTCGTCCCTTTTTCAGGGACGAGTTTTTTGTTTTTTATTGTATAACATTCCGTTCCGAATTTCCTATACTCTCAGTGCCAGAACATTATATTAGGAGGAGAAAAAGGATGGGAAGCTTAAGGAGTAAAGAAACACTCACAATCGGTCTGATGTTATTTGCATTATTTTTTGGAGCAGGGAATCTGATTTTCCCGCCGTTTTTGGGACAGGAAGCTGGTGCTAACTTCTGGCCAGCGATGCTTGGCTTTGTTGTAACAGGAGTAGGGCTGCCATTATTGACTGTAGTTGTCATTTCAATGGCTAAGGATGGCATAAAAGAAATCGGTTCAAAGGTTCACCCAGTATTTGCCGTCATTTTCAGCGCTGCTGTTTATCTATCGATTGGGCCTTTCTTCGGCATTCCTAGAAGCGCCAACGTTGCTTTTGAAATGTCCGTTAAGCCGTTCCTTGGGGAATCCGGATCAAGTTCCCTTGCACTTTTACTGTTTACATTAATCTTTTTCGCACTAGTTTACTGGGTTACGTTAAACCCTTCAAAAATGGTTGAACGGATTGGGAGCATCCTGACGCCTGTTTTGCTTGCAGCCATCGTCGTGCTTGTGATTGGCAGCTTTTTCAAACTGGATGGATCCTTTGGAGAGGTATCTGAAAAATATGCGTCAGCACCATTTGCTAAAGGATTCCTTGAAGGGTACCTGACGATGGATACCATTGCCGCATTGGCCTTTGGAATCATTGTTGTTGGAGCTGTACAGCAGAAAAAAGCACTGGAACGCAAGCAGGTTGTAAGGGAAACATTGAAAGCTGGCGTAATCGCTGGCATCGGATTAACTTTTGTATATGTAACTGTCGGCCTTCTTGGTGCAAAAATGGCCTCGGTTGGAGAATACGAAAATGGCGGTGCAATTTTAACTGAATCTGCTAAGCTGATGTTCGGTGAACCTGGCATGCTGCTGCTCGGCTTGATTGTTACGCTCGCCTGCTTCACAACGGCAGTTGGCCTTGTAGCGGCGACAAGCCAATTTTTCGCAAAAATGATGCCAAAGACTTCATATAAGGCTTACACACTCGTTGTAACATTGGTCAGCTTATTAATCGCGAATCTTGGCCTGAACCAGATCATTTCGATTTCGGTACCGGTGTTGATCGTTCTTTATCCGATCACAATCGTGCTTGTCATTCTGTCCTTCCTTGACCGTTTCTTCAAGGGAGCACGCGGAGTCTATGTTGGAGCAGTGTTTGCAACATCACTTGTTAGCGTAGTAGACGGTTTTAAGACCTTCGGAGTGGAGTCAGACGCACTCGGAGCACTACTAACATCCTTGCCGCTATATGCAGAGGGTTTGGGCTGGCTTCTGCCTGCACTTGTTGGTGCCATTATCGGTTGGGCTTTTGACAGGCTTGTTCCTACTAAGGGGTTAAAGACGGCTTCGGAGTAATAGGAACAAGTCGGACCGGGCATGAAGAATGCCCGGTCCATTTTTTTATAAGAAGAGTTCTTCCCACTCCGACCGTAAAATTCCCATATTGATTCGGTCAAAAACTTTCCCATCACGATGGACCGCTTGCCTCACCCTGCCTTCAATTTGAAAGCCGCGTGCAAGTATGAGAATTCATAAGCGGAGTATTTCCTGCTATTGTATATAAAGAGAGCTTATGAGGTCCTAATAAGCGGAGATATTCCGTTTACCTGCAAAAAACAAGGCAAAATTTAATGATTTGGAAGAAATAAACGGAAAAACGACCCTTATTTTCAAGGAAATAAGGGTCGTTTCTAATTTTACCGGAATTTTTCCGTTTATTTTTTAAAAAATGTGATGACACCATTCAGTTATCACAGAAAGTAGCTGCAAGCGCCTATCCGCTTCGGTCTGGATAGAAGGCTTACGCGTGCTCTAACTATGCTCTTTTAAACGGCCACCAGTTTGCTTCGCCGAAGTTCTTCACCAATACCGGGATGAACAGCGGCAGCATGATGAATGCGTACAGGAACAATCCTACAAGGAGGATCGATGCAATTTGCAGCAATGACATCATTCCGGATGGCATCATCGCTGCGAATGTTCCGCCTAGGATGACGGCTGCCGAGATGATGACTGTTCCCATCTTTTTCATCGAAAGGAGCATCGCTTCAGAGATGGATAGGTTCTTATATTCATTGAATCGGTCCATCAGGAAGATGCTGTAGTCAACCCCCAGGGCAACGAGGATGACAAAGGCGAAGAACGGAACCGCCCAGCTGATGCCTGAGTAGCCAAGGATATCAACATAAATGACCTCGTTGACTGCCATTGCTGTATAATACGTTAAAATCAATGACCCGATGATATAAATCGGCATGATGATGGAGCGGAACAAGAACACAAGGATGATGCCGATCCCAAGCAGCATCAAGATGACCGTACGGGAATAGTCCTGACCGGACATCGTATCAAGGTCCGCGTTGGTGCTCGTGATGCCGCCAATGGCTAAATCGGCATTTTCAAGCTTTGTTCCTTTCGTCGCGCGCTCGACCGCTTCTTCGATTTCAGCCACCTTCGCCATTGCCTCATTTGAATAAGGGTTAGCTTCGAAAATGACATCCATTGTCATGACTTTGCGGTCGTTTGACATATAGACATCAAATACCTGTGCGAAATCCTCGCTCTCAAGAACATCAGCAGGCAAATAAAATCCGTTGGAATCCGATTCAGCCAATCCATCCAGGTATTCCTGCGCAGAGCCAAGACCTTCCGACACCTGGTTCAACCCATCCGTACTCTGGTTGAGTCCATCCGTAAGCTGTTCCAACTGGCCTCCAAGACCGCCAAAACCAGCAAGCAGCTGCTCCTGTCCGGCGTTGATTCCAGTCAATCCATTTGTCAGCTTAGGGAAATTATCGACGATTTTCCCCTGGCCGTCAGCAAGCTGATTCAATCCTGCCTGCTGCTGCTCGATTCCGTCGATGAGCTGTTCAAGCCCCGGGCCGAATTCAGCCTGCTTGGTAAGTGCACCTGCAAAGGCTTCGTTTGCCTTTGCCATGCCACCGGTAAGCTGCGGCATTATCTCATTAAGTTGATTCAGACCTGCAGATGCTGTTGCAAGTTCATTCTGCATATAAGTGAGCTGACCTTTTATTTCCTGGTAGTTTTGGTCTCCTTTTAACGTTTCATCTCTATTTTCTAAATAGCCAAAAAGCTGACCATTTGCCTGAGTGATACCACCTGATAGCTTAGCAATACCATCGCCAGCCTGCTTGTATCCCGCTTCAAGCTCTGTCAAGCCCTTCTGCATCTCTACATACTTACCCTGAAGCTCCTGATAACCAGCCAACAATGCCTCGGCTCCCGCCTTGGCTTCTGCTAACCCGTCCTGTATCTGATCTGAACCGGCAGATCCCTGGCGGATGCCGTTTTCGATTTTAGCCAGATTGGTCTGGATTTCACCAAGACCGGACTTTATCTCGGTCGTGCCATCAATCAGCTGGTTGATTCCATCAGCTGCACCATCCAATTCCGGTGCTGACTTTGACAGTTCAGATTCAGCCTCTTGAAGACCTTCACTTATTTTATCCAGCCCGTCTTTTCCTTCTCCAAGTCCAGAACCTAGCGTTTCAGCCTGTTTGGACACCAAGAAGTCTTTGATAGGTTCACCGGTCGGCCTTGTCACCGAGCGCACTGTGTCAACCAGGTCGACCTTTTCCAACTCAGAGCTGATTCTCTCAGCCAGCTCGATGTATTCAGCCGAATCCATTCTTTCGTCATTTTTCAGGATGACCTGGGTTGGCATCGATTCACCAGGTCCGAAACTGTCTGCAATCGCATTGAAGGCTTTGATGGAATTTACATCGCCGCTGATTTCATCCAGTGAGTTGTAGCTTAACTCCCCATCATAAGCCACGAGGAACGGTACACACACAGCTGCAACAATCAGCAGACTCAGGAATGGGCGCGCCAGCGAGAAACTTCCGACCGTGCCCCATAATTTGCTTTCACCATGTTCGGCACTTTGCTTTGAAGGCCAGAAAATCTTTGTCCCTAATACCGCCATAAAAAATGGGACAATAGTGAATAATCCTAGCAAAAGCATGGCCACGCCAATCGCAACCGCTGCAGCGGACTGGTATAAAATGAACTGCGAGAATCCAATAGCCGCGAAGCCGATCATAACCGCTATGCCACTGAAAAACACGGTGCGCCCTGCATTTTTATAGGTAGCGACAATCGCATCTGCCACATTTTCATGTTGGGCAAGCTCTTCCTTAAATCGGCTGAGCAATAAAATACAGTAATCGGTTCCGATTCCGAACAATACAGCCACGAGGAATATCTGTGTATAGTTCGAGAGCGGGAAATCCAATCGATCAACGAGCATTCCTACAATGGATTGTGATACAAGATACGCCATCCCTACTGTCAACAATGGAATGACAGGAGCGATGACCGACCTGAACACAAGCAAAAGCACCACGAGGATAAAGACGACCGTAATTCCTTCCGTCTTTTTCAAGCCTTCTTCAGAGCTTGTCATCAAATCTTCATTGATCAGCCACTGACTGGTGTAATAATGGTCGACTTCGACATCTTCAATCGTTTCATAAAGAAGCTTGCTTACCTCAGAAGGTTCGCGGTCATTCCAGCTGACCGTCACAGATGTCAAAATTGACTTTCCATCTTCTGAGACAAGCTGTTCCTTCAGGCTCTCCTCATTGAAATGAGTCAGGATGTCGGTGATCTCGATTTCCTCCTTGTTAGCCTCAAGTTCGCGGATTGCTTTCTCCGCCTCCTTGATTTCTGCCTGAGTCAATTTTTTCTCACTATGGAAGACGAGAGCAACCTGGGTTTCATCGCCTCCGCCTTCCTGTTCCCTGACTTCATCCATGATCTTGCCTGCCAAGGTCGATGAATATTCGTCAGGTACGGTGATTTGCCCTTTTTCCCGGACAAGCTCCGCCATATTCGGTGCAGCCATGAACAGACCTGCAGCCACAAGAATCCACGCAATAATAACAAACCATTTCTGTTTAATAATGAATTTCACGTTATTCCACCCTGCTCTTTCTTTCTGCTAAAATATCATTCAGCTTGTCGTACGTCTTAAGGAACTGGACGATTTCATCCTGGTCGAACTGTGTAATAAACGATTCAACAAGTGACTGAATCCGCTCCTCCGTTTTTTGGAACATTTCGTTTCCTTTATCCGTCAAAGCCAGATACACCAAACGCCTGTCATCCTCATCCCTCGTTCTCTGGATGAAGCCTTTTTCCCATAAGCGCGTAATGATTGCGGTGATTGCACTCTTTTTCACATCAAAGACTTCTGCCAGCTCGGAGGATGTGCATGTACCCACTTTGTTGATATAGCGCAATGTATAATGTTGATCATTCGTAAGGTCTGATCCGATTTCTTCCTTGATCATCCCCTCGGCGATCTTGTTGACTGAAAAGGAAACATGGATATAGTGATCAACCAATTCCTTAATTGATTTATCGCACATGATTATGTATTCACCTCGCCTGGATTTCATTCTACCTTTTAACTGTTAAACAGTTTAACTATTAACCTATTTAACTTTAATCCTTATCAATTTTGATGTCAAGATAAAAAGAGACTGCCAAACGATTTGGCAGTCCATCAGAATGTATTATAGATATTCTCGCATTCTTGCCCTGTCGGCTCATAGAAACAGTGCAGTTTGAAACGCCCTGCCAGCGGCTGATTGTACCAGGTTGGCGGGCAATCACCCGGCGGCCGGAAGTACCATAGAGCGAATTTCGAAGGCCATACACGTTCACCTTTTACGGCCCGCCTTGCCAGCCTTTTTTCCACTTCCCTGGCCCTCTGGTAAAAATAGCCCTTCTGCACAGCTTCAAAGGCGTGTTCCTGGTAAATCATCTGTGGAATTGTCCTCAATCCTTTAAAGTCAGAACAATTGCCTCTGATCCGGTTGATGCCAACATTGCCGACCATCAACATTCCTTGCTGGCCTTCCCCTTCCGCCTCTGCCCTCAGGAGTCTGGCCAACAAATCTATATCCGACTCTGTATGCTTTACAACTGCCATGTTAAAACCTCCACCATCGGATTCTCGGTACATGGGTGAGTAACCCACCTGTTCCCGGGCTACACTCCTTCACTTTAATTCCTATTTTTCAAAAGCTTGGGCTATACGGATTTCTTCTTATTTGCATAACAAATCCCTTTAAAATTGTATAAGATGTAGGAGTATGAAGGCGGCGAACTTGATGATGGAAAATGAGCAAAAGGAAGTTTTTGGTGCGTGGGTACAGGCAGCCGGTACCACTCTGGCCGCAATCGGAAGCACACCATTAAAGGGGTTTACCGAAAGCCATATGGAAAGCCTCAATCTGTGGGGGAATGAGCTTCAGGCATTAGGCAATGCATTGATTGCAGATAGCGAGCCACATTTTACAATGGAGAAGTTCGGAAACATGCTTCAGTCGGCAGGGAATCTTACGGTGATTGCGGGCATTCTTCTTCCTGTGGATAATGAAACGAAACAGGAACTGGATATCAAAGGCAATCTGATGCAGGCACTTGGAGGCAGCGCAGCCCTCAAAGATACTTTAACAGAAGAGCATTCCATGGAATCACTTTACCATCTATATGGAAACCTGCTTCAAATCATCGGGAATTCAATGCAAGCGATCTCAGGCATCATCGAGCTTCGGGGCGGGGAAGGGGAAAATATCAATACAGCCGGGAGTTGGATTCAGGCTACAGGCTCCATTATTGAGGCGGTTGGTTCTACAATAGATTTTTTGGATGAAACTGGTTGAATAGCAGAAATATTCTTGTTTCCTTCAAAACAACGAGGGTAAATTCATAATACCTTTTACAGGTAATCCAGCAATCCAGGAGGTAATGAACATGGCAAAAAATAATGACAACCGTATGGAACGTGAAGATTACTTTAAGGACCGGGCTGGAACAGATGATGCCAGATTCCATGCCGTGCCTCATGATGAAGAAGGATGGGCTGTCAAAAGAGAAGGACAGGATGACCCGGAATTTACTACTGATTCTAGATCCGAGGCTGTGAGCGAAGCTAAACGGATGGCTGAAGAAGCTGGCACGATGGCCTATATTCACGATGAAGATGGGAAGATTGAGGATCAGGTCAATTACAGCAGCTGATAATTTCAAAAGGATATTACTAATGTTAAAGCCTTGCAGATTGCTGCAAGGCTTTAACAAATTATGCTTTTAAAACATCATGGTCTACATAACGCTCGCCATTCAGTTCACTGATGACATTGATGGCTACCTTCGCACCGTCTCCAGCTGTTATGATTGTGTGCATGCTGACGCCTGCGCAAGTACCTGCAGCCCAAACGCCTTCAACATTTGTCTTACCGGCAGCATCTACATCAAAGATTGTCTTGATTCTTGGCTCTGTGCCATCTTTTGTCGCAAGACCTGATGCTTCAGCTACATCTGTCATCATGCCTGAAGCGATGATGACATGCTTTGCTTCATACTCGCCATTTTCAGTCACGACTTTAACGCCGCTGTCTGTTTTGCTGACAGAAGTAACTGTCGTTTCAACGAACTCGGCACCGAATTTCTTCGCCTGCTTGATTCCAGTCTCGACCAGGTCTGGGCCTGCGATTTCAGGAGCACCATAGTGGTTCTCCATCCAAGCACGCTTCGTTACACTTTTATTGTTGTCCAGCACGATTGTTTTCTTGCCAGCCTTTGCTGCGAAAATCGCTGCGCTTCCGCCTGCAGGTCCAGCTCCGATAATTGCTACATCATACATAGGAAAAATCCTCCTTTTTCTATTTCAATATAATCATAACAAATTCCTTTCCATAAGCGAATATTTTAAACCTAGGAGTTTTTTCACAAAAAAAGAACCCAGCCAATAGGATGAGTTCTCCATTACTCTAACTTTATGCGCGGATCCACCACTCCATATAGGATATCTGCAATCATATTGCCAACGATCATAATCGTCGAAAAAATCATCGTCAGGTTCATCACCATCGCATGGTCCCTCATATCAATAGCCTTGATAAATAGCTGGCCAATGCCAGGATAAGTGAAAATCGTTTCAACAATGATCGCTCCGTTCACTAGATTGACCATATCAAATCCAAGAAAAGTCACTATCGGGATTAAGGAATTTTTCAGAATATGCACATTGTAGATCCTTTTTTCGGAAACACCGATAGCTCTCGCCGTCCTCACAAAATCCTTGGTGCTGTTATCGATGATGTCATCCCGTAAAAATTGTGTATATGTCGCCGTGGCCACGATTCCGAGGACTGTAGCCGGCAAAATAAGATGATGAAGCTTGTCAAGCCAGTATTCAAGAGTCCCTTCAGGAACAGTAATATCAACAGATCCATTCGAAGGAAACCAGTTCAGTTCGAATGAGAAAAAATAGATGGAATAGACAGCAACGACAATCATCGGAAATGAAAGGCCAGTATAATTTATTCCGCTGATCAACCGGTCACCTAATGTGTTAGGATGACGGCCAGCATACCTTCCCATGAAGAAAGAAAGAACATAGGTGATCAGTAAAGATGCAACTCCCAAAATAAGCGTATTTTTCATTTTCTCCTTAAGAATCAAGGTAACGGGGACACGGTAGTAGGAGGATATCCCGAGATCACCTGAAATGTAACTCATGATCCATTTTTTATACTCCATCCAAATAATAGCCAAATCATAGTCAGTGCCCATCACCCTTGGCATCATCATGTATAAAAAGAAGACGACCATGGAGGTCAGGAGCAAGTTGGGAATGGCAATCAGTACTCTTTTAATAGAAAACATTAATAGTTTCATATTCTACCCTCTCAAATATCAATCTGATTTTTGTTCATTGACCAACCGAAAAGAAGCAGCAGATATTTCCTTTTCCTGGTCAACATGTTTGATTTCCTTCTTTTTCTTCATTTTATTGATGAAGTCGATATTCTCATAGGCCAAACTTCTTTCAAGTTCTTTTTTCATCATGTTCGTGACTCCGATCAGGAAAAAGAAGAATATCATTGTACTCAATACAATCCATGGATACTGCATCATGACCTTGAAGTTTTGGCCAATCAGCCCGCCCCATTCATTTGATAGAGTCTCTGCCACAGGCCGTTCCCCGGGCGGTGTAAAGATGCCGCCTTTCGTCCTTCCTCCCATGAAATATTCAAAAAGGCCCAGATGCATGATCATGATCAAAGTACTTAACATCTGCTGAACAAACATCAGCAGTCCCGTTGATTTTAAAAATGGCCAGATATGTTTGGTTAGCACATGAGACCGGCTGCCTCCCATTAAATAGGAAGACAGTACAAATGATTTTTTTTGCATGACTTCAATGAAGTCAATCGTGATCAGCACGATAGCCGGATAGGCAATCAATGTTAGCACACCGATCTGATAGGCTGCGGCGGTCCATACGGGGATTCCCGTATACTGGCCTGTAACTGGCCTCATTAAAAACAGGACAATGATCAAACCCGGCACATAGCGGAATCCCAGGAAGAAATCCTTAAAGTAGACTTTTACTTTTGGCAGCCAGAGGGCAACCATTATTCCAGTTGTGACCCCAAATACAATCCTCGTTGCTGTTATAACGAACACAGCAGCAATCGTGAACTTAGCACCGTATAGATGGATATAGACCATGTCCTGCCCGTTCCGGTCCGTTCCCAATGGGTGGTCAAGCGTGGGCGGGGTTGGCGCCTTGCCTATAACGGTTCCATTTGAATCGTACAGGAAAAACTCTTCATTATATTCTTTGTCGCCATACAAAGGATACATCAGGCTGACAATGAACAGTCCGAGTATCAATAGGAAGCCAGTAATT
The window above is part of the Mesobacillus jeotgali genome. Proteins encoded here:
- a CDS encoding ubiquitin-like small modifier protein 1; the protein is MQVKVFANLRDICGGVTVEVKPDGDRVMDVLDKMCEMFPDLHEEIYTEEKTLKPFVHVYINGRNIVHDQDLETHVKESDQFALFPPVAGG
- a CDS encoding selenium metabolism-associated LysR family transcriptional regulator; amino-acid sequence: MNLKKLEAFIMVVEKNSFSEAAAVLKSSQPSVSLKIKSLEDELGFELLDRGVSGIRPTPAGMVVYTAAKDIANRWRMLEGQLGEFQGTLTGTLTIGASTIPGTYLLPGWVKNFRSLFPKVDVKIEIGDSKKILEKLQNHQIDAAIIGMKVESRLLKSKPVALDSLVLVSPVEHPLVQTASAKFSQIQQYDFVLREEGSGTRKMMEHFLAEKGLSLEDLTVAVSIGSTESVIAAVEAGLGISFISRLAAMPAQRAGRIKIIDTFEPYEREFYLVTHTDAENTPMIRQFSEIIEENHKQE
- the brnQ gene encoding branched-chain amino acid transport system II carrier protein, coding for MGSLRSKETLTIGLMLFALFFGAGNLIFPPFLGQEAGANFWPAMLGFVVTGVGLPLLTVVVISMAKDGIKEIGSKVHPVFAVIFSAAVYLSIGPFFGIPRSANVAFEMSVKPFLGESGSSSLALLLFTLIFFALVYWVTLNPSKMVERIGSILTPVLLAAIVVLVIGSFFKLDGSFGEVSEKYASAPFAKGFLEGYLTMDTIAALAFGIIVVGAVQQKKALERKQVVRETLKAGVIAGIGLTFVYVTVGLLGAKMASVGEYENGGAILTESAKLMFGEPGMLLLGLIVTLACFTTAVGLVAATSQFFAKMMPKTSYKAYTLVVTLVSLLIANLGLNQIISISVPVLIVLYPITIVLVILSFLDRFFKGARGVYVGAVFATSLVSVVDGFKTFGVESDALGALLTSLPLYAEGLGWLLPALVGAIIGWAFDRLVPTKGLKTASE
- a CDS encoding MMPL family transporter; translation: MKFIIKQKWFVIIAWILVAAGLFMAAPNMAELVREKGQITVPDEYSSTLAGKIMDEVREQEGGGDETQVALVFHSEKKLTQAEIKEAEKAIRELEANKEEIEITDILTHFNEESLKEQLVSEDGKSILTSVTVSWNDREPSEVSKLLYETIEDVEVDHYYTSQWLINEDLMTSSEEGLKKTEGITVVFILVVLLLVFRSVIAPVIPLLTVGMAYLVSQSIVGMLVDRLDFPLSNYTQIFLVAVLFGIGTDYCILLLSRFKEELAQHENVADAIVATYKNAGRTVFFSGIAVMIGFAAIGFSQFILYQSAAAVAIGVAMLLLGLFTIVPFFMAVLGTKIFWPSKQSAEHGESKLWGTVGSFSLARPFLSLLIVAAVCVPFLVAYDGELSYNSLDEISGDVNSIKAFNAIADSFGPGESMPTQVILKNDERMDSAEYIELAERISSELEKVDLVDTVRSVTRPTGEPIKDFLVSKQAETLGSGLGEGKDGLDKISEGLQEAESELSKSAPELDGAADGINQLIDGTTEIKSGLGEIQTNLAKIENGIRQGSAGSDQIQDGLAEAKAGAEALLAGYQELQGKYVEMQKGLTELEAGYKQAGDGIAKLSGGITQANGQLFGYLENRDETLKGDQNYQEIKGQLTYMQNELATASAGLNQLNEIMPQLTGGMAKANEAFAGALTKQAEFGPGLEQLIDGIEQQQAGLNQLADGQGKIVDNFPKLTNGLTGINAGQEQLLAGFGGLGGQLEQLTDGLNQSTDGLNQVSEGLGSAQEYLDGLAESDSNGFYLPADVLESEDFAQVFDVYMSNDRKVMTMDVIFEANPYSNEAMAKVAEIEEAVERATKGTKLENADLAIGGITSTNADLDTMSGQDYSRTVILMLLGIGIILVFLFRSIIMPIYIIGSLILTYYTAMAVNEVIYVDILGYSGISWAVPFFAFVILVALGVDYSIFLMDRFNEYKNLSISEAMLLSMKKMGTVIISAAVILGGTFAAMMPSGMMSLLQIASILLVGLFLYAFIMLPLFIPVLVKNFGEANWWPFKRA
- a CDS encoding MarR family transcriptional regulator, whose protein sequence is MCDKSIKELVDHYIHVSFSVNKIAEGMIKEEIGSDLTNDQHYTLRYINKVGTCTSSELAEVFDVKKSAITAIITRLWEKGFIQRTRDEDDRRLVYLALTDKGNEMFQKTEERIQSLVESFITQFDQDEIVQFLKTYDKLNDILAERKSRVE
- a CDS encoding cell wall hydrolase, producing the protein MAVVKHTESDIDLLARLLRAEAEGEGQQGMLMVGNVGINRIRGNCSDFKGLRTIPQMIYQEHAFEAVQKGYFYQRAREVEKRLARRAVKGERVWPSKFALWYFRPPGDCPPTWYNQPLAGRFKLHCFYEPTGQECENIYNTF
- a CDS encoding DUF6944 family repetitive protein; the protein is MMENEQKEVFGAWVQAAGTTLAAIGSTPLKGFTESHMESLNLWGNELQALGNALIADSEPHFTMEKFGNMLQSAGNLTVIAGILLPVDNETKQELDIKGNLMQALGGSAALKDTLTEEHSMESLYHLYGNLLQIIGNSMQAISGIIELRGGEGENINTAGSWIQATGSIIEAVGSTIDFLDETG
- a CDS encoding DUF2188 domain-containing protein; protein product: MAKNNDNRMEREDYFKDRAGTDDARFHAVPHDEEGWAVKREGQDDPEFTTDSRSEAVSEAKRMAEEAGTMAYIHDEDGKIEDQVNYSS
- a CDS encoding FAD-dependent oxidoreductase, which gives rise to MYDVAIIGAGPAGGSAAIFAAKAGKKTIVLDNNKSVTKRAWMENHYGAPEIAGPDLVETGIKQAKKFGAEFVETTVTSVSKTDSGVKVVTENGEYEAKHVIIASGMMTDVAEASGLATKDGTEPRIKTIFDVDAAGKTNVEGVWAAGTCAGVSMHTIITAGDGAKVAINVISELNGERYVDHDVLKA
- a CDS encoding ABC transporter permease, whose translation is MKLLMFSIKRVLIAIPNLLLTSMVVFFLYMMMPRVMGTDYDLAIIWMEYKKWIMSYISGDLGISSYYRVPVTLILKEKMKNTLILGVASLLITYVLSFFMGRYAGRHPNTLGDRLISGINYTGLSFPMIVVAVYSIYFFSFELNWFPSNGSVDITVPEGTLEYWLDKLHHLILPATVLGIVATATYTQFLRDDIIDNSTKDFVRTARAIGVSEKRIYNVHILKNSLIPIVTFLGFDMVNLVNGAIIVETIFTYPGIGQLFIKAIDMRDHAMVMNLTMIFSTIMIVGNMIADILYGVVDPRIKLE